In uncultured Bacteroides sp., the following proteins share a genomic window:
- a CDS encoding TonB-dependent receptor has translation MENKKQIKLLSLQNLFPRLLLVVLFSAVASFAFAQNKTVTGSVVDAKGEPVIGASLLVKGTSNGTISDIDGNFSLRNVPGNATLQVSYIGYISQTVPVAGKSTIKVVLQENSQVLEEVVVVGYGVQKKTDVTGAMARVGDKELKAMPVKDAFQAMQGKVAGVDITSNQRPGETGSIQIRGVRSLSAKNDPLCVVDGMIIQSGGIDNINPSDIESIDILKDASATAIYGSRGANGVILVTTKHGKEGKVTLNYSGSVTMEKMYDVTEYMNAAEWLDYARLAKYNIGTYKSATPSYAADLAAWGSVGASFANIAKGWTDNNTVYDSSKVGNYDWSKYGKQTGISTEHTLSASGGSEKFQGYGSFGYLRQEGTQPGELYQRYTAKTSFDASPLKWFKMGTSMNLSWGDQDYGYSFAKSVTGAGDLYSALKGMLPWTVPYDENGDYIRNPANGDVNIINPINELSYTVNNRQTLRATGSFYAQMDLGEIWNPLKGLKFRTQFGPEFKYYRTGTFYDKKGINGDGNNTAVYNNYQTRAWTLDNLMYYDRTIANEHKIGLTLMQSSSDSHYEYGTMKALGVATASELWYNMSSVSALNSFDTGLTEQQMESYMMRANYSFKDKYLLTASIRWDGASQLADGNKWSSFPSLALGWRIDQENFMKDIKWVDALKLRLGMGTTGNAAVDPYSTKGGISTLYYNWGATASTIGYVASDPSQASPAKMANPKLGWERTTQYNLGLDYGFLKGRINGNIDVYKTKTNDLLMAMSIPSLTGYTSTYANVGKTEGWGIDLQLNTVNVKTRDFTWTTNLTWSKDKSKITELANGNKENIGSAWFVGKEIGVFYDYVYDGIWKTSEATEAAKYGRQPGQIKVKDLNIDGKIDANNDKKIVGSVRPAWSGGITNIFNYKNLEFSFFIYTRWGSTFRGGAVTLDGRYMQRKIDYWVAGTNENAKYYSPGSTKSESADTYNSSMNYQDGSFIKVRNVNLGYNFTQKQLKKIGFSSLKVYAQCMNPFMIYKKCDFLDTDLSSYDNNTVTTGSATTTRGLVFGVNVGF, from the coding sequence ATGGAAAACAAAAAGCAAATTAAACTGCTTAGCCTTCAGAATTTATTTCCAAGGCTTTTGTTAGTTGTCTTATTCTCCGCAGTGGCTTCATTTGCATTTGCACAGAATAAAACCGTTACAGGTTCTGTGGTTGATGCTAAAGGCGAGCCGGTAATTGGCGCCAGTCTATTGGTAAAGGGTACTTCAAATGGTACTATTTCTGATATCGATGGTAACTTCTCTCTTCGAAATGTTCCAGGCAATGCAACTTTACAGGTTAGCTATATTGGCTATATCTCTCAAACAGTCCCTGTTGCCGGTAAAAGTACTATTAAGGTAGTGCTACAGGAAAATTCTCAGGTATTGGAAGAAGTAGTTGTTGTAGGTTATGGTGTTCAAAAGAAGACAGACGTAACTGGTGCAATGGCGCGTGTTGGTGACAAAGAATTGAAGGCAATGCCAGTTAAGGATGCTTTTCAAGCGATGCAAGGTAAGGTTGCCGGTGTAGATATTACTTCAAACCAGCGTCCGGGTGAAACTGGAAGCATTCAAATTCGTGGTGTTCGTTCTTTAAGTGCAAAAAATGATCCGTTATGTGTTGTTGACGGAATGATTATACAGAGTGGTGGTATTGATAACATTAATCCTAGTGATATCGAGTCTATAGATATTCTGAAAGATGCTTCTGCAACTGCTATTTATGGTTCTCGTGGTGCTAATGGCGTTATCCTGGTAACAACCAAACATGGTAAAGAAGGTAAGGTTACTTTGAATTATTCAGGTTCAGTAACTATGGAAAAAATGTATGATGTTACTGAATATATGAATGCTGCTGAATGGTTGGATTATGCTCGTTTGGCAAAATACAATATAGGTACTTATAAATCTGCTACTCCTTCTTATGCTGCCGATTTAGCTGCATGGGGTTCAGTTGGTGCTTCTTTCGCAAATATAGCTAAAGGTTGGACCGACAACAATACTGTATATGACAGTAGCAAAGTGGGTAACTACGATTGGAGTAAATATGGCAAACAGACAGGCATTTCAACAGAACATACTTTGAGTGCATCAGGCGGTTCAGAAAAATTCCAAGGTTATGGCTCATTCGGTTATTTACGTCAGGAAGGCACACAACCTGGTGAATTATACCAACGTTATACTGCAAAGACAAGCTTTGATGCTTCTCCATTAAAATGGTTCAAAATGGGAACATCAATGAATCTTTCCTGGGGCGATCAGGATTATGGTTATAGCTTTGCAAAATCAGTGACAGGTGCTGGTGATTTGTATTCTGCTTTGAAAGGAATGCTTCCGTGGACAGTTCCTTATGACGAGAACGGTGATTATATCCGTAATCCGGCAAATGGTGACGTTAATATTATTAACCCTATTAATGAACTTAGCTATACAGTAAATAACCGTCAGACACTTCGTGCTACAGGAAGTTTCTATGCACAGATGGATCTTGGAGAGATATGGAATCCCCTGAAAGGTTTAAAGTTCCGTACTCAGTTTGGTCCTGAATTCAAATATTATCGTACAGGTACTTTCTATGATAAAAAAGGTATAAATGGTGATGGTAATAATACAGCAGTATATAATAACTATCAGACACGTGCATGGACATTAGATAATTTGATGTATTATGATCGTACTATTGCTAATGAACACAAAATAGGTTTGACTTTGATGCAGTCATCATCTGATAGTCATTATGAATATGGTACAATGAAGGCTCTTGGCGTTGCTACTGCTTCAGAATTGTGGTACAATATGAGTTCTGTTAGTGCTTTGAATTCATTTGATACTGGGTTAACAGAACAGCAGATGGAATCATATATGATGCGTGCTAACTATAGTTTTAAAGACAAATATTTATTAACTGCTTCAATTCGTTGGGATGGTGCTTCTCAGTTAGCTGACGGAAACAAATGGTCTAGTTTCCCTTCATTGGCCTTAGGTTGGCGTATTGATCAGGAGAATTTTATGAAAGACATAAAATGGGTGGATGCATTAAAACTACGTTTGGGTATGGGTACAACAGGTAATGCTGCTGTAGATCCTTATTCAACCAAGGGTGGTATCTCTACCTTGTATTATAATTGGGGAGCTACTGCATCTACAATAGGTTATGTTGCATCTGACCCTTCACAGGCATCTCCTGCAAAAATGGCAAATCCTAAATTGGGTTGGGAGAGAACTACACAGTATAATTTAGGTTTGGATTACGGATTTTTAAAGGGACGTATCAATGGTAATATTGATGTTTATAAAACCAAAACAAACGATTTGTTAATGGCTATGTCTATTCCTTCATTGACTGGTTATACATCTACTTATGCTAATGTTGGTAAGACTGAAGGTTGGGGTATCGATTTGCAGCTTAATACTGTAAATGTCAAAACCCGCGATTTTACATGGACTACTAATTTAACCTGGTCGAAAGATAAGAGCAAGATTACAGAACTGGCCAATGGAAATAAAGAAAATATAGGTAGCGCATGGTTTGTAGGCAAAGAAATCGGTGTTTTCTATGACTATGTATATGATGGAATCTGGAAAACTTCCGAAGCTACAGAAGCTGCTAAGTATGGCCGTCAACCAGGACAAATCAAAGTGAAAGATTTGAATATTGATGGAAAGATAGATGCCAATAATGATAAGAAAATTGTAGGTTCTGTTCGTCCTGCTTGGTCTGGTGGTATTACCAATATTTTTAATTACAAAAATCTTGAGTTTTCATTCTTTATATACACTCGTTGGGGATCTACATTTAGGGGTGGTGCAGTAACCTTAGATGGACGTTATATGCAACGTAAAATTGATTATTGGGTAGCTGGCACAAATGAGAATGCAAAATACTATTCTCCAGGTTCAACTAAAAGTGAATCAGCTGATACATATAACTCTTCTATGAATTACCAGGATGGTTCATTCATTAAAGTACGTAATGTAAATCTTGGATATAATTTTACTCAAAAGCAGTTGAAGAAAATAGGCTTTAGTTCTTTGAAGGTTTATGCTCAATGTATGAATCCATTCATGATTTACAAGAAATGCGACTTTTTGGATACAGATCTTTCCAGCTATGACAACAACACTGTAACTACAGGTTCTGCAACTACTACAAGAGGTCTTGTGTTTGGTGTTAATGTTGGATTCTAA
- a CDS encoding RagB/SusD family nutrient uptake outer membrane protein, with amino-acid sequence MKINKILLAAVMVGTVGTSITSCSSDFLNEDLTTQYSSDRFKTQDGLDELVTGTYQKLKFKFNYIWGIEMYNLGVDEFTDANNPVPSFNCYSADLNSAETGANAPLWDNMYGGIESANTLIQNIPLYYNKTNTNYNTRLGESYFLRAYFYLQLVTQYGGVPLKLQPSTSVETYFTRASEEDCFAQIISDLDQAYTLLPTKAAQTGRITKWAAAHFLAKAHLTRASELYSSWNASTTAADLDAVIKYGQEVVAAQPLCDNYVNLWDFTKANSANETVSEVVLAAQFSDDQTTWGRYGNQMHLYYPSVYQDIAGTKRDISGDREFSYARATNYSMDVFDRVNDSRFWKSFTTCYGCNYTKDAPTWSAANAPLGPTGTVVGAKRFIGGQLAIKYIVNDAGDARYAQVANDPTGVLKNSVMQNTHTFVRYFNSEPQAWVGIHGNEGHSGIPKRSVALSKYRDGYRNAVSSQFGTRDAIIARSAEDALMVAEAYIRQGEAQYPNAIIWINKLRDRAAFKDGEDRSKNVDGGQAYKNNSYCTGLGGGFSADGAIYWDKNTYYESNNDMPATTTSTASAMHINSVNDIYSSKVDSPIYDKLGCTTNTAKMMCFLLNERTRELCGETYRWEDLARTKTLESRWKAFNDGFVRGNTIFNASTHYYRPIPQSFLDNITDQNGIALTSEQKTAMQNPGY; translated from the coding sequence ATGAAAATAAATAAAATATTATTAGCAGCAGTGATGGTAGGTACAGTAGGTACGTCCATCACATCTTGTAGCAGTGATTTCTTGAATGAAGATCTGACTACACAGTATAGTAGTGACCGCTTTAAGACTCAGGATGGTCTTGATGAATTAGTTACTGGTACTTATCAGAAATTAAAATTCAAATTCAACTATATCTGGGGTATTGAAATGTATAATTTAGGTGTTGATGAATTTACTGATGCCAATAACCCTGTACCAAGTTTCAACTGCTATAGTGCTGATTTGAATTCGGCGGAAACTGGAGCCAATGCTCCTCTTTGGGATAATATGTATGGAGGTATAGAATCAGCTAATACATTGATTCAGAATATTCCTCTTTATTATAATAAGACTAACACTAATTATAATACTCGCTTGGGTGAGAGTTATTTTTTACGTGCTTACTTTTATTTACAGCTCGTAACTCAATATGGTGGTGTACCTTTGAAATTACAACCTTCTACAAGTGTTGAAACTTACTTTACCCGAGCTTCTGAGGAAGATTGTTTCGCTCAGATCATTTCAGACTTGGATCAGGCTTATACTTTATTACCAACCAAAGCAGCTCAAACTGGTCGTATAACTAAATGGGCGGCAGCTCACTTTTTGGCCAAAGCTCACTTGACACGTGCCAGTGAATTGTACTCATCATGGAACGCTTCTACAACGGCTGCAGATTTAGACGCTGTTATCAAATACGGACAGGAAGTGGTTGCTGCTCAGCCATTGTGCGACAACTATGTTAATCTGTGGGATTTCACAAAGGCTAATAGTGCTAATGAAACAGTATCAGAAGTAGTCTTGGCAGCTCAGTTCTCTGACGACCAAACTACCTGGGGACGTTATGGTAACCAAATGCACTTGTATTATCCTTCTGTTTATCAAGATATTGCAGGAACTAAACGTGATATTTCCGGTGATCGTGAATTCTCGTATGCTCGTGCAACCAATTATTCAATGGATGTATTTGACCGTGTAAACGACTCTCGTTTCTGGAAATCATTCACTACTTGCTATGGTTGTAACTATACGAAAGATGCTCCTACCTGGTCGGCTGCAAATGCTCCACTAGGACCTACAGGAACTGTCGTTGGTGCTAAACGTTTTATTGGTGGTCAGTTGGCTATTAAATATATTGTGAATGATGCCGGTGATGCTCGTTATGCACAAGTTGCAAATGATCCTACAGGTGTTTTGAAAAATAGTGTTATGCAGAATACTCATACTTTTGTACGTTACTTTAATAGCGAACCACAAGCATGGGTAGGTATACATGGAAATGAAGGTCATTCTGGCATACCAAAACGTTCTGTTGCTTTATCTAAGTATCGTGATGGTTATCGTAATGCTGTTTCTTCCCAGTTTGGTACACGTGATGCTATTATCGCTCGCTCTGCTGAAGATGCTTTGATGGTAGCTGAAGCTTATATCCGTCAGGGAGAAGCTCAATATCCCAATGCAATTATATGGATAAATAAATTGCGCGATCGTGCAGCTTTCAAGGATGGTGAAGATCGTTCTAAAAACGTAGATGGAGGTCAGGCTTATAAAAACAATTCTTATTGTACAGGCCTTGGTGGAGGTTTCTCTGCTGATGGAGCTATCTATTGGGATAAGAATACATATTATGAATCTAATAATGATATGCCCGCGACTACAACTTCTACTGCATCTGCTATGCATATCAACTCTGTAAATGATATTTATAGCTCAAAGGTTGATTCACCTATTTACGATAAACTAGGTTGTACAACAAATACTGCAAAGATGATGTGTTTTCTACTGAATGAAAGAACTCGTGAGCTTTGTGGAGAAACCTATCGTTGGGAAGATTTGGCAAGAACTAAAACTCTTGAATCTCGTTGGAAAGCATTTAATGATGGTTTTGTTAGAGGTAATACTATATTTAATGCTTCTACTCACTATTATCGTCCTATTCCGCAATCATTCTTGGATAACATTACCGATCAAAATGGTATAGCATTAACTTCAGAACAAAAGACTGCAATGCAGAATCCAGGCTATTAA